The Gammaproteobacteria bacterium genome includes a window with the following:
- a CDS encoding tetratricopeptide repeat protein, whose amino-acid sequence MKFSNTYLFYPVNKALERAIANAIGMLGEELAVAATPDTKVTVADNFLYTRGNYEQRRFSSNVLGSAREAHEATLTAKYRDQEPLAWAETQNDLGNILAALGQQQRDVALFEKSIQCFTSALEEFDQEKSPLDWAATQYNLGTAKQALGRQLDNSKLLKESIDAYTNALLVWSRKETPEEWAATMYQLGATFHTHGKLLKGSRTFQKSVVAYKNAITEFDADNNAFELAATHNNSGAVLHNLGESEESPDHLEEAIRSYETALTVCMEQQLPIHLAVLCRVNRSTARGVLAELTKDATLADEVADEFELIIECFPHALQPLCLKHCEAQISSVAGAAK is encoded by the coding sequence ATGAAATTCTCAAATACCTACCTGTTTTACCCGGTCAATAAAGCCCTGGAACGTGCAATAGCCAATGCTATCGGCATGCTTGGCGAAGAGTTGGCCGTTGCTGCCACTCCGGATACCAAGGTAACAGTAGCTGATAATTTCCTCTATACACGGGGGAATTATGAACAACGCAGATTCAGTTCCAATGTTCTTGGCAGTGCGCGTGAGGCTCATGAGGCAACACTGACAGCCAAATATCGTGATCAGGAACCATTAGCCTGGGCTGAGACCCAGAATGATCTTGGCAATATCCTTGCGGCGCTGGGGCAGCAGCAAAGAGATGTTGCATTGTTTGAAAAATCCATTCAGTGCTTTACTAGTGCGCTGGAAGAGTTCGACCAGGAAAAGTCACCCCTTGACTGGGCGGCAACACAATATAACCTGGGAACCGCAAAACAAGCATTGGGCCGGCAACTGGATAACTCGAAATTATTGAAAGAATCCATCGATGCTTACACTAATGCATTATTGGTATGGTCCCGAAAAGAGACGCCTGAAGAATGGGCAGCAACCATGTATCAACTTGGCGCCACGTTCCATACGCATGGCAAACTTCTGAAGGGTAGTCGTACTTTTCAAAAGTCCGTTGTCGCCTATAAAAATGCAATTACCGAGTTCGATGCTGATAACAACGCTTTCGAGTTAGCCGCCACACACAATAATTCTGGCGCGGTACTGCATAATCTGGGTGAATCAGAAGAAAGCCCAGATCACCTGGAAGAGGCAATCAGGTCGTATGAAACGGCATTGACAGTATGCATGGAGCAACAACTTCCCATTCATCTGGCAGTGCTATGCAGGGTGAACAGGTCTACTGCACGGGGCGTGCTGGCTGAGTTGACGAAGGACGCCACACTTGCCGACGAAGTGGCCGATGAATTTGAATTGATTATCGAATGTTTCCCGCATGCGCTTCAACCACTCTGTTTAAAGCATTGCGAGGCGCAGATTAGTTCAGTTGCAGGGGCTGCAAAATAG
- a CDS encoding peptidylprolyl isomerase translates to MSDIIRNEKFVELNYKVIDQKTGDVLVTVDYPLGYVHGVNDVMSEQVTKQLDGKKVGDIIEVPIDTKLLYGERDESLVFTDHIDNVPEEYREIGMTITMENEKGELKNFIVTRFDDKTLTVDGNNPLCGRDVIFTLEVLSIREATDEEIDLGGAVGADPDINEILGRA, encoded by the coding sequence ATGTCAGATATTATTCGAAACGAAAAATTCGTTGAGCTGAATTATAAGGTCATCGACCAAAAAACCGGTGACGTGCTTGTTACCGTTGATTATCCCCTGGGCTATGTACATGGCGTGAATGATGTCATGTCTGAACAGGTGACAAAGCAACTGGACGGCAAAAAAGTCGGGGACATCATCGAAGTTCCGATCGATACCAAACTGTTATATGGTGAGAGAGACGAATCACTCGTGTTTACTGATCACATCGATAATGTTCCTGAAGAGTATCGAGAGATCGGCATGACCATCACCATGGAAAATGAAAAAGGTGAACTTAAAAACTTCATCGTTACCCGATTCGATGACAAGACATTGACCGTGGACGGCAACAACCCACTTTGTGGCAGAGACGTAATTTTTACATTGGAAGTTCTGAGCATACGTGAAGCGACCGATGAAGAAATTGACCTCGGCGGAGCTGTTGGCGCCGATCCGGACATCAATGAAATTCTCGGTCGGGCATAA
- the aprA gene encoding adenylyl-sulfate reductase subunit alpha — protein sequence MAYKTIIEDDIDILVAGAGLGGTGAAFEARYWGKNKKIVIAEKANIDRSGAVAQGLYAINCYMGTRFGENNPEDHVRYARMDLMGMVREDLAFDMARHVDSTVHQFEEWGLPLMRDPKKGSYLREGRWQIMIHGESYKPIVAEAAKKSADKVFNRICITHLLMDDSKENRVAGAVGFNVRTGNYHVFKSKTVICGAGGASNIFKPRSVGEGAGRVWYAPWSSGSAYGLMIEAGAKMTQMENRIVLARFKDGYGPVGAYFLHLKTYTQNGLGEEYESKWFPALTEMVGKEYLDTEGQHLSHKPIPTCLRNHAFISEVNAGRGPIHMVTMEAFQDPHLEEIGWHNFLGMTVGQAVLWAATDVDPKYENPELTTSEPYVMGSHATGCGAWCSGPEDVSPPEYYWGYNRMTTVEGLFGAGDAVGGTPHAFSSGSFTEGRLAAKAACKYIDDGKAEGIVVSDKQINDLKEKIYKPLETHRVYSNEVVAGSVNPNFINPRQGLDRLQKLMDEYCGGFGVNYMTNEKLLHIGLKKLKTLEEDMEMVAASDIHELLRAWELHHRVRTSESVFHHTLFRKETRWPGYYYRGDAMKLDDKNWHVLTVSHRDRKTGAYTMEKAPLYHLVADE from the coding sequence ATGGCCTACAAAACTATTATCGAAGATGATATCGACATCCTGGTCGCAGGTGCCGGCCTCGGTGGTACCGGTGCTGCATTTGAAGCAAGGTACTGGGGCAAGAACAAGAAGATCGTCATTGCGGAAAAAGCAAACATTGATCGCTCTGGTGCGGTCGCCCAGGGCTTGTACGCGATCAACTGTTACATGGGCACGCGCTTTGGCGAAAACAATCCAGAAGATCACGTCCGCTATGCGCGCATGGACCTGATGGGTATGGTGCGTGAAGACCTGGCTTTTGATATGGCGCGCCACGTCGACTCCACGGTGCACCAGTTTGAAGAGTGGGGCCTGCCACTGATGAGAGACCCTAAGAAGGGCTCCTATCTGCGTGAAGGGCGTTGGCAGATTATGATTCACGGTGAATCCTACAAGCCGATTGTTGCCGAAGCTGCGAAGAAATCAGCTGACAAGGTATTCAACCGTATCTGCATAACCCATCTGCTGATGGATGATTCCAAAGAGAACCGCGTCGCCGGTGCTGTTGGTTTCAACGTTCGCACCGGTAACTACCACGTATTCAAGTCCAAGACCGTAATCTGTGGTGCCGGTGGTGCTTCCAACATCTTTAAGCCGCGCTCCGTCGGTGAAGGCGCGGGTCGCGTCTGGTACGCACCGTGGTCATCGGGATCCGCGTACGGCCTGATGATCGAAGCCGGCGCGAAGATGACGCAAATGGAAAACCGTATCGTGCTGGCTCGATTCAAGGATGGTTACGGCCCAGTCGGTGCATACTTCCTGCATCTCAAGACCTATACCCAAAACGGTCTGGGTGAAGAGTATGAATCCAAGTGGTTCCCGGCGCTGACGGAAATGGTCGGCAAGGAATACCTGGATACGGAAGGACAGCACCTGTCCCACAAGCCCATTCCGACCTGTTTGCGTAACCATGCCTTTATCTCCGAGGTGAATGCCGGTCGCGGTCCCATACACATGGTGACCATGGAAGCGTTCCAGGATCCGCACCTTGAAGAGATCGGCTGGCACAACTTCCTGGGTATGACTGTAGGCCAAGCGGTACTTTGGGCTGCCACGGACGTCGATCCGAAATACGAGAACCCTGAATTGACGACCTCTGAGCCCTACGTCATGGGTTCACATGCAACGGGTTGCGGTGCATGGTGCTCGGGTCCTGAAGATGTTTCCCCTCCGGAGTACTACTGGGGTTACAACCGTATGACCACTGTCGAAGGCCTGTTTGGCGCGGGTGATGCGGTAGGTGGCACACCACACGCATTCTCATCGGGCTCCTTCACTGAAGGTCGTCTGGCCGCCAAGGCCGCCTGCAAGTACATCGACGACGGCAAGGCCGAAGGCATTGTAGTCTCTGACAAGCAGATCAATGATCTGAAAGAGAAGATCTACAAGCCGCTGGAGACCCACAGGGTTTACAGCAATGAAGTTGTTGCCGGGTCGGTGAACCCAAACTTCATCAATCCACGACAGGGTCTGGATCGCTTGCAGAAACTGATGGATGAGTATTGCGGTGGTTTTGGCGTCAACTACATGACCAACGAGAAACTTCTTCACATCGGCCTCAAGAAGCTTAAAACGCTTGAGGAAGACATGGAGATGGTTGCGGCATCCGATATACACGAGCTGTTGCGTGCATGGGAATTACATCACCGTGTCCGTACTTCCGAAAGTGTGTTCCACCATACGTTGTTCCGCAAGGAAACGCGTTGGCCTGGCTACTACTACCGTGGTGATGCGATGAAACTGGATGACAAGAACTGGCACGTGCTGACCGTTTCTCATCGTGATCGCAAAACAGGTGCATACACGATGGAAAAAGCCCCTCTGTACCATCTGGTAGCTGATGAATAG
- the aprB gene encoding adenylyl-sulfate reductase subunit beta, which translates to MPTFVYMTRCDGCGQCVDICPSDIMHIDKTLRRAYNIEPSMCWECYSCVKACPHQAIDVRGYADFAPLGHSVRVLRNEEQGTIAWRIKFRNGKKDMELLAPITTKPWGTAIPELSKEAAPSNEMRASELLFNEPKYIRLDEGGLHTLKSNGLKMQEGVYY; encoded by the coding sequence ATGCCAACTTTCGTATATATGACTCGTTGTGATGGCTGCGGACAGTGCGTTGATATCTGCCCGTCAGACATTATGCACATTGATAAAACCCTTCGACGCGCTTACAACATCGAACCCAGCATGTGCTGGGAGTGTTACTCCTGCGTGAAAGCCTGCCCCCACCAAGCCATTGATGTGCGTGGTTATGCCGATTTTGCACCCCTGGGCCACTCGGTACGTGTGCTTCGTAATGAGGAACAAGGAACGATTGCCTGGCGTATCAAATTCCGCAATGGCAAAAAGGACATGGAGTTGTTGGCGCCTATCACGACAAAACCGTGGGGCACGGCCATTCCTGAACTTTCCAAAGAAGCCGCACCGAGTAATGAAATGCGTGCCAGTGAGCTTTTGTTCAACGAGCCCAAGTATATTCGACTGGATGAGGGTGGCTTGCACACGCTCAAGTCGAATGGCCTGAAAATGCAAGAAGGGGTGTACTACTAA
- a CDS encoding adenylyl-sulfate reductase: MFTSNPFSELSAIISPAIMQAYIILMVLLVIGGTILDMVHKKSAQYFFENAKKAQKSAKRTVSSGEKASIAIKVLANEVLTSGEFCNPRRRLSHLLTMYGFIIFVVTTAIMIFGYSTPATSTPTTLPLLWHLGALMLAAGGYWFWFSIRVDVSAEGLTWYRIERADLFILSLLATSTFALLWSFAQSIGIAGWSTLFLVLFIVSSTTLFGTVFWSKFAHMFFKPAAAFQKRVTRADGSRENLPAEYDLTDPAVQAKFPDIPEYMGKNPAYMGPGIRRESANNY; this comes from the coding sequence ATGTTCACGAGCAACCCCTTTTCTGAGCTTTCGGCCATTATATCACCGGCCATTATGCAGGCATACATTATTTTGATGGTCCTGCTGGTGATCGGTGGGACGATACTTGACATGGTTCATAAGAAAAGCGCTCAGTACTTTTTTGAAAATGCAAAAAAGGCACAGAAAAGCGCGAAACGTACAGTGAGTAGCGGCGAGAAAGCATCGATTGCCATTAAAGTGCTGGCGAACGAAGTGCTGACATCTGGCGAGTTCTGCAATCCAAGACGCAGACTTTCTCATCTGCTGACCATGTATGGCTTCATTATATTCGTCGTCACTACCGCCATTATGATTTTTGGCTACTCGACGCCCGCGACGTCTACACCCACCACCCTGCCACTGCTCTGGCATCTCGGCGCGCTGATGCTTGCTGCCGGTGGATACTGGTTCTGGTTCTCTATCCGGGTCGATGTTTCTGCGGAGGGCCTGACGTGGTATCGCATCGAACGTGCGGACCTCTTTATCCTGTCGCTATTGGCAACTTCAACGTTTGCATTGCTCTGGTCCTTTGCGCAGTCGATCGGTATTGCCGGGTGGTCAACCCTGTTCCTCGTTTTGTTCATCGTTTCAAGCACAACGCTTTTTGGCACCGTATTCTGGTCGAAGTTCGCCCATATGTTCTTCAAGCCCGCCGCTGCTTTTCAGAAGCGTGTTACCAGGGCCGATGGTTCGAGAGAAAATCTACCTGCTGAGTACGATCTGACGGATCCTGCAGTACAGGCGAAATTCCCGGATATCCCCGAATATATGGGTAAGAACCCAGCCTACATGGGACCTGGTATCAGGCGCGAGTCTGCAAACAACTACTAG
- a CDS encoding lyase: MRTLSYLLSIFLLSVVPLSHAVSAALAIQEWPVPWPGTQPRDPDVAADGRIWFVGQTGDYVAHFDPTTQHFERIDLNEGAGPHNLIVGSDGYIWYAGNRDRHIGRMNPETGTIQRIEMPDAAARDPHTLIEDGHGAIWFTVQHGNVIGRLDMTSHKVQLIPVPTPQARPYGIISDRQGRPWIALVGTNKLATIDPETLQLTEIELPREDARPRRVVRTRDGRIWYVDYAQGYLGSYDPTTKKIQEWRTPNGQSGPYAMAVDAKDRIWFVETLVQPNQFVGFDPATEEFFSQTDIPSGGGSVRHMVFDPKTNTIWFGTDTQNIGRARLPD, encoded by the coding sequence ATGCGTACCCTGAGCTATCTGCTGTCAATCTTCCTGTTGAGCGTAGTGCCGCTGTCCCATGCTGTGTCAGCAGCGCTGGCGATTCAGGAATGGCCGGTACCCTGGCCAGGCACCCAGCCGCGCGACCCGGATGTGGCCGCCGATGGCCGCATCTGGTTTGTTGGGCAGACCGGCGACTATGTGGCCCATTTCGATCCGACCACGCAACACTTTGAGCGCATCGATCTCAATGAAGGCGCGGGCCCGCACAATCTGATCGTCGGATCCGACGGCTACATCTGGTACGCCGGCAACCGTGACCGGCATATCGGTCGCATGAATCCGGAGACGGGGACGATCCAGCGCATCGAGATGCCGGACGCGGCGGCGCGTGACCCCCATACCCTCATCGAGGACGGCCACGGGGCAATCTGGTTTACCGTGCAACACGGCAATGTCATCGGCCGACTCGACATGACGAGCCACAAGGTGCAGCTGATACCCGTCCCGACCCCACAGGCTCGACCCTACGGCATCATCAGCGACCGCCAGGGCCGCCCCTGGATCGCCCTGGTCGGCACCAACAAACTCGCAACCATCGATCCTGAAACGCTGCAGCTGACGGAGATCGAATTGCCACGTGAAGATGCGCGGCCGCGCCGCGTGGTGAGAACCCGTGACGGACGGATCTGGTACGTCGACTACGCTCAGGGCTACCTGGGCAGTTACGATCCGACGACCAAAAAGATCCAGGAATGGCGGACACCGAACGGACAATCCGGTCCGTATGCCATGGCGGTCGACGCCAAGGATCGCATCTGGTTCGTGGAGACCCTGGTGCAACCAAACCAGTTCGTCGGTTTCGATCCGGCGACAGAGGAATTTTTCAGCCAGACAGACATCCCCAGCGGCGGCGGCTCCGTACGACACATGGTGTTCGACCCGAAGACCAATACCATCTGGTTCGGCACCGATACGCAGAATATAGGTAGGGCGAGATTGCCTGATTAA
- a CDS encoding DUF883 family protein has protein sequence MENVADEVTKDQLIADFKKVVADAEALLKATARHGGEELAEVRARAEASLRAAKARLAEERTALLGRTKDAARATDAYIHDNPWQAIGIAAGVGLVVGLLTGRR, from the coding sequence ATGGAAAACGTAGCCGATGAAGTCACCAAAGACCAGTTGATCGCCGATTTCAAGAAGGTGGTAGCGGATGCGGAAGCGCTACTGAAAGCGACTGCCAGGCATGGTGGTGAAGAGCTGGCCGAAGTGCGCGCCAGGGCGGAAGCCTCCCTCAGGGCTGCCAAAGCCAGGTTGGCGGAGGAGCGGACGGCACTGTTGGGCAGAACCAAAGATGCCGCCAGGGCTACCGATGCCTATATCCACGACAATCCATGGCAAGCCATCGGCATCGCCGCCGGTGTCGGCCTGGTGGTCGGCCTGCTCACCGGTCGCCGCTAG
- a CDS encoding Crp/Fnr family transcriptional regulator — translation MTDKHSPRQNRLLAALPATDYQRLSPHLGVVQMPSGHTIHESGGPLRHLYFPTTAIVSVSYVMTDGASVEITGVGNEGMIGISLFMGGMTMPDCARVLCAGHAYRMPAQVLMTALNHPGDRTGALHHLLLRYTQTRMMQIAQIAACNRYHSLEQRLCRWLLSSLDKSPSNELAVTQEAIAGALGVRREGITAAAGRYRRTGLIRYHRGHITVLDRSGLEKQACECYQVVKQEYDRLLPDETATQAVPPPCMPTYQAPSPNRMRTSAALPSPQLRVLPQRFG, via the coding sequence ATGACTGACAAGCATTCCCCACGGCAAAACCGCCTCCTTGCCGCCCTGCCCGCGACCGATTACCAGCGTCTGTCGCCACATCTGGGCGTGGTCCAGATGCCATCCGGCCACACCATCCATGAGTCAGGTGGCCCATTGCGTCATCTCTATTTCCCGACGACCGCCATCGTGTCCGTGTCGTATGTCATGACGGATGGTGCGTCGGTGGAAATTACCGGGGTCGGCAATGAGGGAATGATCGGGATCTCCCTGTTCATGGGAGGAATGACCATGCCCGATTGTGCCAGAGTGCTGTGTGCCGGCCATGCCTATCGAATGCCGGCGCAGGTGCTGATGACCGCATTGAACCATCCGGGGGATCGTACCGGGGCATTGCATCATTTATTGCTGCGTTACACCCAGACACGGATGATGCAGATCGCTCAGATTGCCGCCTGCAATCGATATCATTCACTGGAGCAGCGGCTATGTCGCTGGCTGCTGTCCAGTCTGGACAAATCACCTTCGAATGAATTGGCTGTCACGCAGGAAGCGATAGCCGGTGCGCTTGGGGTACGTCGAGAGGGAATCACAGCGGCCGCCGGGAGATATCGACGCACCGGGTTGATACGCTACCACCGTGGTCACATCACGGTGCTTGACCGGTCCGGGTTGGAAAAACAGGCCTGTGAATGCTACCAGGTCGTCAAGCAGGAATACGATCGCCTGCTTCCCGATGAGACCGCGACGCAGGCCGTACCACCTCCTTGTATGCCGACATACCAGGCTCCATCGCCGAACAGGATGCGTACTAGTGCAGCTCTCCCCTCGCCGCAACTGCGCGTTCTGCCCCAGCGCTTCGGCTGA
- a CDS encoding DUF2182 domain-containing protein, which yields MLVLDGSAGSASTVALAVLVIAGAWLEMIAAMMLPTVVPMVRMFNVVSARGPRPTAARAAFLAGYLALWMVFALVAIAAATGIQTAAVLGQWTWIYTHPYLLLAVMLAIAGAFQLSSLKDRCLTQCRDPRMFLFLNYRRGIRGGWVLGLRHGLSCLGCCWALMLVMLGTGVENVMAMLVLTVVMLAEKTTRWGRRMAVPLGIALLFAAVLVAFFGDKMWGWGLYAPLYSLCTTRL from the coding sequence GTGCTTGTACTCGACGGGTCGGCGGGGTCGGCGTCAACCGTCGCGCTGGCCGTACTGGTGATCGCCGGCGCGTGGCTGGAGATGATTGCGGCCATGATGTTGCCGACCGTGGTGCCCATGGTGCGGATGTTCAACGTGGTCAGTGCCCGCGGCCCCCGGCCGACAGCGGCGCGGGCCGCTTTCCTTGCCGGTTACCTGGCGCTGTGGATGGTGTTCGCCCTGGTCGCGATCGCGGCCGCCACCGGTATCCAAACCGCGGCCGTGCTGGGGCAGTGGACCTGGATCTACACTCACCCGTACCTGCTGCTGGCCGTGATGCTGGCGATCGCGGGGGCATTCCAGTTGAGTTCACTCAAGGATCGGTGCCTGACCCAGTGTCGTGATCCCAGAATGTTTCTGTTCCTGAACTATCGTCGCGGCATCCGGGGTGGCTGGGTGCTGGGGCTGCGCCACGGTCTGTCCTGCCTGGGCTGTTGCTGGGCGTTGATGCTGGTGATGCTCGGCACCGGGGTGGAAAACGTGATGGCCATGCTCGTGCTGACGGTGGTGATGCTGGCCGAGAAGACCACCCGCTGGGGGAGGCGAATGGCCGTACCCTTGGGGATAGCCCTCTTGTTCGCGGCCGTATTGGTGGCGTTCTTCGGGGACAAGATGTGGGGCTGGGGCTTGTATGCGCCTTTGTATTCCCTGTGCACTACACGTTTGTAA